Proteins encoded by one window of Teretinema zuelzerae:
- a CDS encoding TrbG/VirB9 family P-type conjugative transfer protein gives MYKRHEIRAIFLLAISIILGVSCKTMDMEPRNEVVKDKLVEMEEKSEEEVAVEELKASIDVQNQIVYVDRPVYIPTPEPAVKRTTGLDSVKQSTEEGTIKPTEYSHAARIYDYDPDQVYEVYCQILRTTDIHLQPGEIVIDSPFVSDTERWIIGAGVNQQNNVVVQHIYVKPKQAGLDATLIINTNMRVYHVVLRSYSNVYMPIVKWKYHNQGMPQIFAKDITKEIQVATEMDTIDPRFLSFDYKITFNVFKKPRWIPTRVYDDGKKTYITFGEEVLQMELPGIFENKADVVNYRPQGNLIVIDKLIERVTVKYKKERITIEKKKG, from the coding sequence ATGTACAAAAGACATGAGATCCGCGCCATTTTTTTACTCGCTATCAGTATTATTCTGGGAGTTTCCTGTAAAACAATGGACATGGAGCCGAGAAACGAAGTTGTCAAAGACAAACTTGTTGAAATGGAAGAAAAGAGCGAAGAAGAAGTTGCAGTTGAAGAACTGAAAGCCTCCATCGATGTTCAAAATCAAATAGTCTATGTTGATCGCCCTGTGTATATTCCGACTCCTGAGCCAGCGGTAAAACGGACTACCGGTCTTGATTCAGTCAAACAATCTACTGAAGAGGGAACTATCAAACCAACTGAGTACTCACACGCAGCGAGAATCTATGATTATGATCCAGATCAGGTGTATGAAGTATATTGTCAGATACTACGCACAACAGATATACACCTACAGCCCGGTGAGATAGTCATCGATAGTCCATTTGTTTCAGATACCGAGCGATGGATTATTGGTGCAGGTGTTAATCAGCAGAACAATGTTGTCGTTCAACATATCTATGTTAAACCGAAACAGGCCGGACTTGATGCCACACTCATCATAAATACAAATATGAGAGTATACCATGTGGTTTTAAGAAGTTATTCAAACGTGTATATGCCTATTGTGAAATGGAAATATCACAATCAAGGGATGCCACAGATCTTTGCTAAAGACATAACCAAAGAAATTCAAGTAGCAACAGAAATGGATACAATAGATCCACGCTTTCTATCATTCGACTACAAGATTACTTTCAATGTTTTCAAGAAACCTCGATGGATTCCAACAAGAGTCTATGATGATGGAAAGAAGACCTATATAACCTTCGGTGAAGAAGTCTTACAGATGGAATTACCAGGGATCTTTGAAAATAAGGCCGACGTGGTAAATTATCGCCCACAGGGGAATTTGATTGTCATTGATAAGCTTATCGAGCGTGTGACAGTCAAGTACAAAAAAGAGCGAATTACAATCGAGAAGAAAAAGGGGTAA
- a CDS encoding TIR domain-containing protein translates to MATKRRVFYSFHYDNDVFRVQQIRNMGAIDGDEPVSKNDWETVKKGGDKAIEKWIDENMDGKSCVVVLIGEDTYKRPWVKHEIVKAWNEKRGLVGIYIHNLKDPKTGTCYKGTNPFEQFTCNSGKKLSDYVECYNPKSTDAYNDIKENLADWIEKAIEDRK, encoded by the coding sequence ATGGCAACAAAAAGAAGAGTTTTTTACAGTTTTCATTACGACAACGATGTTTTTAGAGTTCAACAAATTAGGAACATGGGTGCTATTGATGGAGATGAACCTGTCTCGAAGAATGACTGGGAAACAGTAAAGAAAGGTGGGGATAAAGCAATTGAAAAATGGATTGATGAAAATATGGATGGAAAAAGTTGTGTAGTTGTTCTTATAGGTGAAGATACTTATAAAAGACCGTGGGTTAAACATGAAATTGTAAAAGCTTGGAATGAAAAAAGAGGGCTTGTTGGTATTTACATACATAATTTGAAAGACCCAAAAACAGGAACTTGCTATAAGGGAACAAACCCTTTTGAACAATTTACTTGTAATAGTGGTAAAAAATTATCTGATTATGTAGAATGTTATAATCCTAAAAGTACAGACGCTTATAATGATATAAAAGAAAATCTTGCAGACTGGATTGAAAAAGCAATTGAAGACAGAAAATAA
- a CDS encoding TrbI/VirB10 family protein: MSQYDEETGLVLSDEDEIAREAALEEEKGTEDVSSEKDGASVEPKTVVPRINKKLILLLAGGLASLIVVVSIISPSESKKKKKMEDGVASELNVPDFSVQPKPYEERTEIRNSSPPAIQEESPVYIPPTQQTKKSQPTGGGRPAQVDESALNAYGSAIIPVVQGRLLGQETQGAYRGNSQGQDPLMQTISAFGSVPMGQDEYTAHRIAALGGIGSSGGTGSGESMGYREQNMQDDKQSFYSSGREDEATGYFIGNDTLWNGSIIPGVLITGINTDLPGDIQARVTENIYDSLTGKKLLIPQGSILIASYNSSVSFAQSRVQIAWNTLIRPDGFQVSLGNMNGVDDKGYSGTKGKVDEHLFQYVKAMGIISAFTLVNGEFAATMATTQNETAQNLIAANQNVINQLGAKIIDRTMNIQPTLTVKSGTKINIMLNKNIRLPPVSSPPVTSVYKR, from the coding sequence ATGAGTCAATATGACGAGGAAACCGGCCTTGTTCTTTCGGATGAAGATGAAATTGCACGAGAAGCAGCGCTGGAAGAAGAAAAAGGTACCGAAGATGTTTCTTCAGAAAAAGATGGTGCTTCAGTTGAGCCGAAAACAGTTGTTCCGAGGATTAACAAAAAACTCATTTTGTTGTTGGCCGGTGGGCTTGCTTCCCTCATCGTTGTTGTTTCGATTATCTCCCCTTCTGAGAGCAAAAAAAAGAAGAAGATGGAAGACGGCGTCGCTTCTGAATTGAATGTCCCTGACTTTTCTGTGCAACCTAAGCCCTACGAGGAACGTACGGAAATACGCAATTCGTCTCCTCCGGCCATTCAGGAAGAGAGTCCGGTGTATATACCTCCCACTCAGCAAACGAAAAAGTCACAACCGACAGGTGGTGGAAGACCGGCTCAAGTAGATGAAAGTGCGTTGAATGCCTATGGATCTGCAATTATACCAGTGGTTCAAGGAAGACTTCTCGGCCAAGAAACTCAAGGAGCGTATAGGGGAAATTCTCAAGGACAAGACCCGTTAATGCAAACCATCTCTGCTTTTGGTTCTGTTCCCATGGGTCAGGACGAATATACGGCACATCGGATCGCGGCTCTTGGGGGAATTGGCTCCTCTGGCGGCACAGGAAGTGGAGAATCGATGGGATACCGTGAACAGAATATGCAAGACGACAAGCAATCGTTTTATAGTTCTGGCCGAGAGGATGAGGCAACGGGGTATTTTATCGGAAATGATACTCTGTGGAATGGATCAATAATTCCTGGTGTTCTTATTACCGGTATAAACACTGACCTTCCGGGTGATATTCAGGCACGAGTAACTGAAAACATCTATGATTCACTGACAGGCAAGAAACTTCTCATCCCTCAAGGAAGCATACTGATTGCATCGTATAATTCTTCTGTTTCTTTTGCACAAAGCCGTGTTCAGATAGCCTGGAACACGTTAATCCGGCCGGATGGATTTCAGGTTTCACTTGGGAATATGAATGGCGTAGATGATAAAGGATATTCAGGAACCAAAGGCAAGGTTGATGAGCATCTTTTCCAGTACGTGAAAGCGATGGGGATTATTTCAGCATTTACATTGGTTAATGGTGAGTTTGCTGCAACTATGGCTACTACTCAAAATGAGACAGCACAGAATCTCATAGCTGCAAACCAGAATGTCATTAACCAACTGGGAGCCAAAATTATTGATCGAACAATGAATATTCAACCGACACTTACGGTGAAAAGCGGAACAAAGATCAATATTATGCTTAATAAAAATATTCGCCTTCCACCTGTTTCATCTCCACCTGTTACATCTGTATATAAAAGATGA
- a CDS encoding Ig-like domain-containing protein produces the protein MRHSKPNAFLAFVVLISFLMVLISFLTASCSLFLSNDKDESVTVKSLAFSKTTLSLGIGGIEYLTLSINPTEAKSNARIEYTYDESVIKVDGDSSGATVSGLRNGNTVLIAKANGQAAACVIGVSGIDPITENAPYISTTMPVVEMEAGTTKKILVSLSKGSSAEMSQFSWSIDKSSIATVEASGQNGIISAKTNGVARITVSHPSSTYPLELLVFVKPENEKAIYLTTSQNIISLAHNGADRKVSVSLVNGDGADQNSFTWEVLDSEESAPGTISLTANGANAEISPRADGRATVRVSHPRALYPLDIKVRVVTIIENVYIDVIESKVTVNGSTPANLSVSLKGSTRVNELDPSQFQWTIDDSSICDFASYHNEVVLNGKKNGIAKLTVSHPAAKYPREIMIFVENQADGAVHSGAFITTSQNYIRTKLGLEESELLVSLVGGEAGDEKNFVWSVDNPDIISLRTTNGTTGVWGRTASIITQRANGTAFIEPKKEGSAVIYITHPKALTPTEVLVKVFPSYASFEEPLVIKGQSLLGLVRGTSQKLAVTLQGNVTINDESSLDWSSADSNIVTVAGAGKEQLVTAVGNGQTFITITNPRADNPKKILCYVAETAEELEAMQVLYSEKTYYNLIAGKSDQLYLMTRNLSPEELTAIQWSSSNSSVATVTPSDKNTVSTITGVSSGTAIITASLAGLQSVRFTVTVYPVGTDLSVLPPSIFFTTAQNVVQFPSINTDKVVSVTPVNLPLSDYSGISWISDSPSIVEVIPNGNTATITSKSKGTAVISISHPKADNVLKITVRIGDEYIIVNPKDPFISTSKDVVGLISGSQGEQITAKLENGADTTLFSWEIDDPSIAAISPLGNKCYIVPKVPGQARLIVRHANSTYDKNVLILVGNTQADIDGLSYLTTTQNVVRMVTGTQQTVSVRLSGTSETSAADYAWTSDNPSILQIVDNGGTAVLSGISAGVARVTVKHASCVYPLDITVIISNTLQDAASSPYITSSQNILSVTKGGSSKTLSVTLAGGSESDNQHFVWTVDRGDLIQLTSNGQSAVVKGISAGECRLTVTHPKSTYPFPLVVIVDEAAPSSNLYINPSLPIVSMKPADSAQTVTATLVGGTAEDKYGFVWSADNYNVIDLTYSANTAVITPRQEGKAEITISHPKSPYDGKIIVRVTEYSQFAFSQSSMTIAEGTTQFVAMQVPAIEGEYSGRVTYATDNSKIVTITGTNKVAQVTALATGTAIVTATSPSGAKSDLMIYVKKATEMTAPYITSQTNVLAMKITDSQRSVSASIVGEGISTPDQYNLQWKITDPSIASLIGTSGSNIIVKPLKAGETSIRISHPKTSTIYTIHVQVEGSNAGISLNKNYIATETGKTVEISANIDLGTSEDYKAITWSADKVGGAEIVSILGSGKTVALYALSTGKTTVTAEFKGKTAKCDVLIAASRQFSFDTQSMRLQPGQKKTFKYVLIPEDASINWMTNSNDFVTYAVDTSSKTVTVTGLSEGVTKLSGTANSMSASINITCAWDYKLSINKTLIKTEPKYDSSNPQLYIISYEVNPADARIDLLIDNDIATYTIDKTKREIYIRPTKEGTANFSVSATNVYNNYKFGTQTCSLNFGYSRLTVKPVIISKQGSYSRYNAEGGMLVLGDGEDVSVSLSVVEENASYSISNVQYVNATSSPTPIVLSQPSTGLWNVKHTVDYIIYERLVTHDTYFKKDNDRLTVRWEHAVYNGDNQYWYASFGNNLYFVRYKDDGGTHTGYNAYISPNLPNGNGNSSWTPITTWSPTFVRQERSTPLRMSESDYKANTDYYWPEHEQRYSYKSWGSWYDHHGTWSAWDINEAAKVPSLDKSIISTVTAGYINGTVVRPSGNQAFQIPIVVETRKCTK, from the coding sequence ATGCGACACTCAAAACCTAACGCTTTTCTAGCTTTTGTGGTACTCATTTCTTTTCTGATGGTACTCATTTCTTTTCTGACTGCTTCGTGTAGTTTGTTTTTATCGAATGATAAAGACGAGAGCGTTACTGTCAAATCGTTAGCTTTTTCAAAAACTACACTCTCTCTGGGTATTGGTGGAATTGAGTACTTAACTCTTTCCATAAATCCGACTGAAGCAAAGAGTAATGCGCGAATAGAGTACACATATGATGAATCAGTCATCAAAGTTGATGGAGACTCTTCGGGTGCAACCGTTTCAGGTCTTCGAAATGGAAATACGGTGCTCATCGCAAAAGCAAATGGTCAGGCGGCCGCCTGCGTCATTGGTGTGTCTGGTATTGATCCGATTACCGAGAACGCTCCCTATATATCCACAACCATGCCAGTGGTTGAAATGGAAGCAGGAACCACAAAGAAAATACTGGTATCTTTATCAAAGGGTTCATCCGCTGAGATGTCACAATTTTCTTGGAGTATTGATAAGTCCAGTATTGCTACAGTAGAGGCTTCCGGACAGAATGGAATTATCAGTGCGAAAACAAATGGGGTCGCGCGAATTACTGTCTCTCATCCGTCAAGCACCTATCCACTAGAACTACTTGTATTCGTCAAGCCGGAGAATGAAAAAGCGATATACCTTACAACAAGCCAGAATATTATCTCGCTTGCTCACAATGGAGCAGACCGAAAAGTCTCTGTCTCCCTTGTCAATGGGGATGGAGCAGATCAAAATAGTTTTACCTGGGAAGTGCTTGATTCGGAAGAAAGTGCTCCTGGCACTATCTCGCTAACTGCAAATGGTGCTAATGCAGAAATATCCCCACGAGCTGATGGACGGGCAACAGTCAGGGTGAGCCACCCTCGAGCCCTTTATCCTCTTGATATAAAAGTCCGTGTTGTTACCATTATTGAGAATGTGTATATCGATGTTATTGAGAGTAAGGTTACCGTAAATGGTTCAACTCCTGCAAACTTGTCGGTTTCGTTAAAGGGCTCTACTCGTGTTAATGAACTCGATCCTTCTCAATTTCAATGGACGATTGATGATTCGTCTATTTGTGATTTTGCTTCTTATCATAATGAAGTTGTCTTGAATGGCAAAAAGAATGGAATAGCAAAGCTCACGGTATCTCATCCGGCCGCGAAATATCCGCGAGAAATCATGATTTTTGTGGAGAATCAAGCAGATGGCGCAGTGCATTCTGGTGCGTTTATTACGACGAGTCAGAATTATATCCGGACAAAACTAGGACTCGAGGAAAGCGAACTCCTTGTTTCTCTTGTTGGTGGTGAAGCCGGAGATGAGAAAAATTTTGTTTGGTCAGTTGATAATCCTGATATCATTTCTCTTCGTACAACAAATGGAACAACTGGAGTTTGGGGACGTACCGCCTCTATCATTACGCAGCGAGCAAATGGAACTGCCTTTATTGAACCTAAAAAAGAAGGTTCTGCTGTTATCTATATCACGCATCCAAAGGCTTTGACCCCTACAGAGGTATTGGTAAAGGTTTTCCCTTCATACGCCTCCTTTGAAGAACCCCTTGTCATCAAGGGTCAGTCACTCCTGGGACTTGTTCGTGGAACGTCTCAGAAACTTGCAGTGACCCTTCAAGGTAATGTGACAATAAATGATGAATCGTCTCTTGACTGGTCAAGTGCAGATTCAAATATTGTAACTGTTGCAGGTGCAGGGAAAGAACAGCTGGTAACAGCCGTCGGAAATGGACAAACCTTTATAACTATAACTAATCCTCGGGCTGATAATCCGAAAAAGATTCTCTGTTATGTTGCAGAAACTGCTGAAGAACTGGAGGCTATGCAGGTTCTCTACTCAGAGAAAACATACTACAATCTAATCGCTGGAAAATCAGATCAACTGTATTTAATGACACGGAATCTTTCGCCGGAAGAACTTACTGCCATTCAATGGAGTTCCAGTAATTCTTCTGTTGCAACTGTTACACCCAGTGATAAAAATACAGTATCTACGATAACTGGTGTTTCAAGTGGAACAGCGATTATAACCGCTTCACTAGCTGGATTACAGTCAGTACGATTCACTGTTACCGTATACCCAGTTGGGACTGATTTATCGGTACTGCCACCTTCAATATTCTTTACCACAGCTCAGAATGTTGTGCAGTTTCCATCGATCAATACGGATAAGGTCGTTTCTGTAACGCCAGTAAATCTTCCTCTTTCAGACTATTCTGGAATATCTTGGATCTCTGATTCTCCTTCCATTGTAGAAGTCATTCCGAACGGAAATACTGCAACTATTACATCAAAAAGCAAGGGTACAGCGGTCATCTCGATATCACATCCAAAGGCTGACAATGTACTTAAAATCACAGTACGTATTGGTGATGAATATATTATCGTAAATCCAAAAGATCCCTTTATTAGTACAAGTAAGGATGTTGTTGGTCTTATTTCTGGGTCTCAGGGGGAGCAGATCACTGCTAAACTTGAAAATGGGGCTGATACAACGTTATTCTCATGGGAAATCGATGATCCCTCTATTGCAGCGATAAGCCCTCTTGGAAACAAATGCTACATTGTTCCAAAAGTTCCCGGCCAAGCACGTCTTATCGTTCGTCATGCTAATTCCACCTATGATAAAAATGTCCTTATTTTGGTTGGGAACACTCAAGCAGATATTGATGGACTTTCCTATCTTACTACAACACAAAACGTTGTTCGGATGGTAACCGGTACTCAACAAACCGTAAGTGTTCGTTTATCAGGTACATCTGAAACAAGTGCTGCGGATTATGCTTGGACTTCTGACAACCCCTCTATCCTGCAAATCGTTGATAATGGTGGAACTGCGGTATTATCAGGAATCAGTGCGGGTGTCGCTCGTGTTACAGTGAAGCACGCCTCCTGTGTTTATCCGCTTGATATTACTGTAATTATATCAAATACACTCCAAGACGCAGCCTCAAGTCCTTACATCACATCAAGCCAAAACATTCTTTCCGTTACCAAGGGAGGATCTTCTAAAACGCTTTCAGTGACACTCGCTGGTGGAAGTGAATCGGATAACCAACATTTTGTGTGGACGGTTGATCGTGGAGATCTTATTCAGCTTACCTCGAATGGTCAAAGCGCAGTCGTGAAAGGTATTTCCGCTGGAGAGTGCCGTCTTACTGTCACTCATCCAAAATCGACATATCCATTCCCCTTGGTGGTAATTGTTGATGAAGCGGCCCCATCTTCAAACCTCTATATAAACCCTTCGCTTCCAATTGTATCAATGAAACCTGCTGATTCAGCACAAACTGTCACAGCTACCTTAGTTGGCGGTACAGCTGAAGATAAATATGGCTTTGTATGGAGCGCGGATAACTATAATGTTATAGACCTTACCTATTCTGCAAATACAGCGGTCATAACGCCCCGACAAGAAGGAAAAGCTGAAATAACTATCTCGCATCCAAAATCTCCGTATGATGGGAAGATAATTGTCAGGGTCACCGAATATTCTCAATTTGCTTTTTCTCAGTCATCAATGACGATTGCTGAAGGTACGACTCAATTTGTTGCAATGCAGGTTCCGGCTATCGAAGGAGAGTATTCCGGTAGAGTTACCTATGCAACTGACAACTCAAAGATTGTAACAATCACTGGCACTAATAAGGTCGCTCAGGTAACTGCTCTTGCAACTGGAACAGCGATTGTTACTGCTACAAGCCCTTCCGGAGCTAAAAGCGACTTAATGATTTATGTTAAGAAAGCTACTGAGATGACAGCTCCTTATATTACGTCTCAAACCAATGTCCTTGCGATGAAAATTACTGATTCTCAGAGATCTGTGAGTGCTTCGATTGTCGGAGAGGGAATCTCGACTCCAGACCAGTATAATCTACAATGGAAAATTACTGATCCATCTATTGCAAGTCTTATAGGCACCTCTGGATCAAATATCATCGTTAAGCCGTTAAAAGCCGGTGAAACGTCCATACGGATTTCTCACCCGAAGACATCAACTATCTATACCATACATGTACAGGTAGAAGGATCAAATGCTGGAATCTCGCTAAACAAGAACTATATAGCAACAGAGACCGGTAAAACGGTTGAAATATCTGCAAATATAGATCTTGGTACAAGCGAGGACTATAAAGCTATTACATGGAGCGCTGATAAGGTCGGTGGTGCTGAGATCGTGTCAATTCTCGGAAGCGGGAAAACAGTCGCCCTTTATGCCTTATCTACCGGAAAAACCACGGTTACGGCCGAGTTCAAGGGAAAAACAGCTAAATGTGATGTGTTGATAGCTGCATCAAGGCAATTCAGTTTTGATACCCAGTCAATGCGTCTACAACCTGGTCAAAAGAAGACTTTCAAGTATGTCTTGATTCCTGAGGATGCTTCGATAAATTGGATGACCAATTCAAATGATTTTGTAACGTACGCTGTTGATACGAGCTCAAAAACAGTGACCGTTACAGGCCTTTCCGAAGGAGTTACAAAACTTTCCGGAACAGCGAACAGTATGAGCGCAAGTATCAATATTACTTGTGCTTGGGATTATAAGCTGAGCATAAATAAGACGCTTATTAAGACTGAACCAAAATATGATTCATCAAACCCACAATTGTACATAATTAGTTATGAGGTAAACCCTGCTGATGCTCGCATTGATTTGCTCATTGATAATGATATTGCAACATATACCATTGATAAGACTAAACGGGAGATTTACATACGTCCAACAAAGGAAGGAACCGCTAATTTCTCGGTTTCAGCAACAAATGTGTATAATAATTACAAATTCGGAACACAGACCTGTAGCCTAAATTTCGGATATAGCCGCCTTACAGTAAAACCAGTGATAATCTCCAAGCAAGGATCGTATTCAAGGTATAACGCTGAAGGTGGTATGTTGGTCTTAGGTGATGGAGAAGATGTATCAGTCTCTTTGTCCGTTGTAGAAGAGAACGCTTCATACTCAATTAGCAATGTGCAATATGTTAATGCAACTTCATCTCCGACTCCAATAGTGCTAAGTCAACCGTCAACAGGACTGTGGAATGTCAAGCATACGGTAGATTACATTATTTATGAACGGCTTGTTACTCATGATACATATTTCAAAAAAGATAATGACCGGCTAACAGTAAGATGGGAACATGCAGTGTATAATGGTGATAACCAATACTGGTATGCTTCATTCGGAAATAACTTGTATTTTGTTCGCTATAAAGATGATGGCGGGACTCATACTGGGTATAATGCCTATATTTCACCAAATCTTCCGAACGGAAACGGTAACTCAAGCTGGACTCCAATTACAACATGGTCTCCAACTTTTGTTAGGCAAGAGCGTTCTACTCCGTTACGAATGTCTGAATCTGACTATAAAGCCAATACAGATTATTATTGGCCAGAACATGAACAAAGATATTCGTATAAAAGTTGGGGAAGTTGGTATGATCATCATGGAACCTGGTCTGCATGGGATATAAATGAAGCTGCAAAAGTACCATCACTTGATAAGTCGATTATCAGCACAGTAACAGCCGGGTATATTAATGGAACGGTTGTACGGCCAAGCGGAAATCAAGCCTTCCAGATTCCGATTGTTGTAGAGACAAGAAAGTGTACTAAATAG